One stretch of Candidatus Thermokryptus mobilis DNA includes these proteins:
- a CDS encoding sensor histidine kinase: MQKLNRKNTEIVEELLPQIEKFIESRETYIKALEKTIELLKREIEFKSKTTTDFKDSIDEILLIQRLATKISTSLNYEDIVTELIELTRQIIPVIDCNVYIYDDEKRKFTKLSSRGSEYLDEVMETYIEDGIIDYVLREKRSIVLPDINSFEERNFIVVPLILRNEGIGVYLVHTSKKQMEFTNQILLLLSILANQTAVAVENSRNYNALLKTTEELKLTQAQMIQAAKLAAVGELAGGIAHEINNPLQILLGHIQLIQLGRDLPKRIEIVKEQVEKISQIVRRLLNFSRKVPEDFKLEPVNINFAIQEMITFMSYQFKYNDIELTLKLDPALPLVYGNKIYLQQVFLNLMINAKDAMPEGGKLVIETKLENGNVIIKFSDTGVGIPDDIKDKIFEPFFTTKGAKGTGLGLSISRWIVRKHNGEIKVESQQDKGSTFIIILPLNPEQQI, encoded by the coding sequence ATGCAGAAGTTAAACAGAAAGAACACAGAAATAGTTGAAGAACTTTTACCTCAAATTGAAAAGTTCATTGAGTCGAGAGAGACATATATAAAAGCGCTTGAAAAAACGATTGAACTTCTAAAGAGAGAGATTGAATTTAAAAGCAAAACAACAACTGACTTCAAGGACTCAATTGATGAGATCCTTTTAATTCAAAGGTTGGCAACAAAGATAAGCACATCTTTGAATTATGAGGATATAGTCACCGAGCTAATTGAATTGACGCGCCAAATCATACCTGTGATTGATTGCAATGTTTACATCTATGACGATGAGAAGAGGAAGTTTACAAAGCTTTCAAGTCGTGGTTCAGAGTATCTTGATGAAGTTATGGAGACATACATTGAAGATGGTATAATTGATTATGTCTTGAGGGAGAAGAGGAGCATAGTTTTGCCAGATATAAATAGTTTTGAAGAAAGGAATTTTATCGTTGTTCCATTGATTTTAAGGAACGAGGGGATCGGTGTTTATCTGGTTCACACAAGTAAAAAACAGATGGAGTTTACAAATCAAATTTTGCTTTTGCTTTCAATTCTTGCAAATCAAACCGCTGTAGCGGTTGAAAATTCAAGAAATTACAACGCCCTTTTAAAGACGACGGAGGAATTGAAGCTAACGCAGGCGCAGATGATACAAGCGGCAAAACTTGCAGCCGTTGGGGAGCTTGCCGGCGGGATAGCGCACGAGATCAATAACCCACTACAAATTTTGCTTGGTCATATACAACTTATTCAACTTGGGCGCGATTTACCGAAGAGAATTGAGATAGTGAAAGAGCAAGTTGAAAAAATCAGTCAGATAGTAAGGCGTCTTCTCAATTTCTCAAGGAAAGTCCCGGAGGATTTCAAGCTTGAGCCAGTGAACATAAATTTTGCAATCCAGGAGATGATAACTTTTATGAGCTATCAATTCAAATACAACGATATAGAACTCACCTTAAAGCTTGACCCAGCGCTTCCGTTAGTTTATGGGAATAAAATCTATTTACAGCAGGTGTTCTTAAACTTAATGATAAATGCCAAGGATGCAATGCCAGAGGGCGGGAAACTTGTGATTGAAACAAAACTTGAAAATGGAAATGTCATAATAAAATTTTCTGACACAGGTGTTGGGATACCTGATGATATAAAGGATAAAATTTTTGAGCCCTTCTTCACAACAAAAGGTGCAAAAGGCACTGGGCTTGGTCTTTCAATAAGCAGATGGATAGTTCGCAAGCACAACGGAGAAATTAAAGTTGAAAGTCAACAGGATAAGGGTTCAACATTTATAATTATACTGCCGTTAAATCCAGAACAACAAATTTGA
- the flgF gene encoding flagellar basal-body rod protein FlgF — MIKGIYTSAVGMMPNKLKIDVIANNLANIDTTGFKKDNIFVRILHSAVLDINRNGGNELSGLYITEYTSFDQGNLKQTGNPFDIAINGMGFFVIQTKSGPRYTRNGNFTITSDGKIVNANGDALVGNGGEIKLPDVDKLKDADIKITQKGELYIKDKLIDKIKIVWFNDLSKLRKESGTYFRADDEAGEVEISEGFEIYQGFLEESNVNAIEEMVRMIEANRSYESSYKAVQHQEETLTKANELGKL, encoded by the coding sequence ATGATAAAAGGGATTTACACATCAGCTGTTGGTATGATGCCAAACAAGCTTAAAATTGATGTCATTGCGAACAATCTCGCAAACATTGATACAACGGGATTTAAAAAAGACAACATATTCGTCAGGATACTTCATAGTGCGGTGCTTGACATAAACAGAAACGGCGGAAATGAACTGAGCGGTCTTTACATAACTGAATACACAAGTTTTGACCAGGGAAATTTAAAGCAAACTGGCAATCCTTTTGACATAGCGATAAATGGCATGGGATTTTTTGTCATTCAAACAAAAAGTGGTCCAAGATATACGAGGAATGGGAATTTCACGATCACATCAGATGGTAAAATCGTAAATGCAAATGGAGATGCTTTGGTTGGAAACGGTGGGGAAATAAAATTACCCGATGTTGATAAGCTCAAAGATGCCGACATAAAGATAACTCAAAAAGGCGAACTTTACATCAAAGATAAGTTGATTGACAAGATCAAAATCGTTTGGTTTAACGATTTAAGCAAGCTTAGAAAAGAATCGGGGACATATTTCAGGGCGGATGATGAAGCTGGGGAAGTTGAAATCTCAGAGGGATTTGAAATTTACCAGGGCTTTCTTGAGGAGTCAAATGTCAATGCAATAGAGGAAATGGTGAGGATGATAGAAGCGAACAGAAGTTATGAATCAAGTTACAAGGCGGTTCAGCATCAGGAGGAAACACTGACAAAGGCAAATGAACTTGGAAAGTTATAA
- the flgA gene encoding flagellar basal body P-ring formation chaperone FlgA translates to MIYFLFQIALLQAVLTRCDVEALKSEIVKFLNQRFAYDKIEFVVEIKSDVRRFLKCDSCRFEIVQKNIIKPRLYQTFKVRSYTKDSLCEDFTVQTFIRTFEDVLIAKRDLKRGEIVDENMFTVERVETTFLRGDLIKDKRDVLGKRLKKFLREGEIAFESYFEDLPIVVSGEKVKILAIVGNVKVETEGIAKGSGRLNDNVRVLNISSGKLIFGRVIGRGVVAVEIEN, encoded by the coding sequence ATGATCTATTTTCTTTTTCAAATAGCTTTGCTACAAGCGGTATTGACAAGATGTGATGTTGAAGCCCTGAAAAGTGAAATTGTTAAGTTTCTGAACCAAAGGTTTGCTTACGATAAGATTGAATTCGTTGTTGAGATAAAAAGCGATGTTAGAAGATTTCTCAAATGCGACAGCTGTAGATTTGAAATCGTGCAAAAAAACATAATTAAACCACGCCTTTATCAAACTTTTAAAGTGAGGTCTTACACCAAAGACAGCTTGTGCGAGGATTTCACGGTTCAAACCTTTATCAGAACATTTGAGGATGTCCTGATAGCCAAAAGGGACTTGAAAAGGGGTGAGATTGTTGATGAAAATATGTTTACAGTTGAAAGGGTTGAAACAACTTTTTTAAGGGGTGACCTCATAAAGGACAAAAGAGATGTCTTGGGTAAAAGATTGAAAAAATTTTTAAGGGAAGGTGAGATAGCCTTTGAAAGCTACTTTGAGGATTTGCCAATTGTCGTTTCCGGTGAAAAAGTAAAAATCCTTGCAATAGTTGGGAATGTAAAAGTTGAAACCGAGGGTATAGCAAAGGGAAGCGGAAGATTAAATGATAACGTCAGGGTTTTAAACATTAGCTCTGGGAAATTGATTTTTGGAAGGGTCATTGGTAGAGGAGTCGTTGCGGTTGAGATTGAAAATTAA
- a CDS encoding flagellar basal body L-ring protein FlgH: MKIKKIGLNMVKKILALFFAFASLNLKSQEVIQRSIFSDHKAFKVGDVITIIVIEVSSAENNIKRSTSRSGNINGSVSGSGALSFIPESGFSIGTENEFKGQGSTSSRGAVKAKISAKVVGIDSAGNLVIEGKRKVSINGDAQIIRIKGVVRPSDVNWDNSVFSYNIANAEIEFSGKGMTYRNQSPSWITRLLHWLF; encoded by the coding sequence TTGAAAATTAAAAAAATAGGTTTAAACATGGTGAAGAAAATTCTCGCTTTGTTTTTCGCATTTGCTTCGCTTAATCTAAAATCACAAGAGGTAATTCAGAGGTCAATTTTTTCCGATCATAAAGCCTTTAAAGTCGGTGATGTCATAACGATAATTGTGATAGAGGTTTCATCCGCTGAGAACAACATCAAGAGAAGTACTTCAAGGTCAGGAAATATAAATGGTTCTGTTTCTGGTAGCGGGGCTTTGAGCTTCATACCTGAATCAGGTTTTTCAATTGGGACCGAGAATGAATTCAAAGGTCAAGGTTCAACTTCATCACGCGGGGCTGTCAAGGCAAAGATAAGTGCTAAAGTCGTCGGAATTGATTCGGCTGGAAATTTGGTGATTGAGGGGAAGAGAAAAGTTAGTATAAATGGTGATGCTCAAATCATAAGGATAAAAGGTGTTGTGCGACCAAGCGATGTGAATTGGGACAACAGTGTTTTCTCTTATAACATTGCAAACGCTGAGATTGAATTTTCTGGCAAGGGGATGACTTACAGAAATCAGAGCCCAAGTTGGATAACGAGATTATTGCACTGGCTATTTTAA
- the flgK gene encoding flagellar hook-associated protein FlgK, whose product MAGLFSIIESAKKGIHSSRIGLEVTSHNVSNANTPGYTRQRVELSSSDVLSSKLGMINPGVKVVGIKQIRDIFIEGEIRKTLNSLGNHSVEREIFSRIETIINEPSEVGLGRLIEKFFNAFDDLAKNPEDRALRVTVVQSAKALSQRFNDIFNSMLGMKKDILSEMDAKVKNLNEIIAEIGKLNREAVNLYNSGAETNDIKDKINQKLNELSKLVDFVASFDESGAVKINAGGVTIVNREQVKKIEMKFFDGKVKLISTDDGIEAKLNSGEIFMLQNSFNDLIPDVIEGFDRLALNLIKKINDIHRLGYGINGATGLDFFVGTGSGSIQVNKAILENPNKIATSIDGNPGDNQVALAIAGLRKDENITNFYNSIVSDIGLRSKISSDNENLQKMILNQLESQRDSASGVSIDEEMLNMIKFQKMFEASARVIQSVNEMIDTILSMVR is encoded by the coding sequence ATGGCTGGATTGTTCAGTATAATTGAGAGTGCAAAGAAAGGGATTCATTCGTCAAGAATTGGGCTTGAGGTTACAAGCCACAATGTTTCAAATGCAAACACACCAGGTTACACAAGGCAAAGGGTTGAATTAAGCAGTAGCGATGTTTTGTCATCAAAGCTCGGAATGATAAACCCGGGCGTAAAAGTCGTCGGCATAAAACAAATCCGAGACATCTTCATTGAAGGTGAGATAAGAAAAACTCTAAACTCACTTGGGAATCATTCCGTTGAGCGTGAAATTTTCTCAAGGATTGAAACTATAATAAATGAACCCAGCGAGGTTGGGCTTGGGCGGTTAATTGAAAAATTTTTCAACGCTTTTGATGATTTAGCCAAAAATCCCGAGGACAGGGCTTTACGTGTCACCGTCGTTCAAAGCGCGAAGGCACTTTCACAAAGGTTTAACGACATTTTCAACTCTATGCTTGGGATGAAAAAAGACATATTGTCCGAAATGGATGCGAAGGTTAAAAATCTGAACGAAATCATCGCTGAAATTGGCAAATTAAACCGAGAAGCTGTGAATCTTTACAACTCTGGTGCTGAAACGAACGATATAAAGGACAAGATAAATCAAAAATTAAATGAACTTTCAAAACTTGTGGATTTCGTTGCATCATTTGACGAAAGCGGTGCCGTAAAAATTAACGCCGGTGGCGTCACCATTGTGAATAGGGAACAGGTTAAAAAGATTGAGATGAAATTCTTTGACGGTAAAGTTAAATTAATCTCAACCGACGATGGGATAGAAGCGAAGCTTAATTCTGGGGAGATTTTCATGCTTCAGAATTCGTTCAATGACCTGATCCCGGATGTGATTGAGGGATTTGATCGTCTCGCTTTGAACTTGATAAAAAAGATTAACGATATACATCGGCTTGGATATGGCATTAACGGGGCTACGGGTCTTGATTTCTTTGTCGGGACTGGTTCGGGAAGCATTCAAGTTAACAAAGCAATCCTTGAAAATCCGAATAAAATTGCAACTTCAATTGATGGAAACCCCGGTGATAATCAGGTGGCGCTCGCAATCGCAGGACTGAGAAAGGATGAAAACATAACCAACTTTTATAATTCAATTGTAAGCGATATCGGCTTAAGGTCAAAAATAAGCTCGGATAATGAGAACTTACAAAAGATGATTTTAAATCAACTTGAATCACAGCGAGATTCCGCTTCTGGTGTTTCAATTGATGAAGAGATGTTGAATATGATAAAGTTTCAAAAAATGTTTGAAGCCTCAGCAAGGGTGATACAAAGCGTAAATGAAATGATTGACACTATACTTTCAATGGTTAGATAA
- a CDS encoding transglycosylase SLT domain-containing protein gives MKIYTGELNKVIQSEKIQDQGGKLRLKETAENFEAIFLNFMLKSMMKLGDDKNSIFGGDDFGSDVLDSIFYIEMSKHLAKNGKFGIAELIYKELEKRDAKITADNPQQTEKDEMKKPTNLQKQKSKSINYGEPLIKKINRFDEIIKRASSEFNIPAEIIKAIIAVESSGDLFAISPKGAKGLMQLIDSTAQLVGVKNIWHPAENIYGGVKYLRYLLDRFNGDIKLAIAGYNAGPENVEKFGGIPPFPETIEYVGKVMRYLKFFEQTRDKNEGQ, from the coding sequence ATGAAAATTTACACAGGTGAACTAAATAAAGTCATTCAAAGCGAAAAAATTCAAGACCAAGGCGGAAAACTTCGCCTCAAGGAAACAGCGGAGAATTTTGAAGCGATATTTTTAAACTTTATGCTCAAGTCAATGATGAAACTCGGCGACGATAAAAATTCAATCTTCGGCGGTGACGATTTCGGCTCCGATGTCTTGGATAGCATATTTTACATTGAGATGTCAAAACATTTAGCCAAAAATGGGAAATTTGGTATAGCTGAACTTATCTACAAAGAGCTTGAAAAACGAGACGCGAAAATCACCGCCGATAACCCACAGCAAACTGAAAAAGACGAGATGAAAAAACCCACAAATCTACAAAAGCAAAAAAGCAAATCAATCAATTATGGCGAACCGTTGATTAAAAAAATCAATCGCTTTGACGAAATAATCAAAAGGGCTTCGTCGGAGTTTAACATTCCAGCTGAGATTATTAAAGCGATAATCGCGGTTGAATCGTCCGGGGATCTCTTTGCAATCTCACCGAAGGGCGCAAAGGGTTTAATGCAACTTATTGATTCAACTGCCCAACTCGTCGGTGTAAAGAATATATGGCATCCTGCCGAAAATATATACGGTGGCGTTAAATATCTTCGCTACCTGCTTGACAGATTTAACGGCGATATAAAACTTGCGATAGCAGGTTACAATGCCGGACCTGAAAATGTGGAAAAATTTGGTGGTATTCCACCTTTCCCAGAGACGATAGAGTATGTCGGGAAAGTTATGAGGTATTTAAAATTTTTTGAACAAACCAGAGATAAGAATGAAGGGCAATGA
- a CDS encoding HDOD domain-containing protein, giving the protein MPGIKQRIQNILQLVPFPAVAMEVVQLVDNPKTSAAKLGEVISKDQALAAKVLKVANSPFYGFPKQISTINFAIVVLGFETLKEIVLSVSLASSLANKLDKEFDLEKFWKHSLLTGIIAKHLAKDFGYRVTGEAFTAGLLHDVGLLVIAQYFKKEFQSIVQIGKREEFQFEQIERRFLENSTHFEIGAWLAEKWNFPDQLVEAISFHHQPHLAPRNPQLPALVFLAELICHKLGIENIEYADHDRTFTENLKDVLNILKLDESFLNDGFIETYKARIQADIVKNQIYLSQT; this is encoded by the coding sequence ATGCCAGGGATAAAGCAAAGGATTCAGAACATACTTCAACTTGTTCCATTTCCAGCGGTTGCGATGGAAGTAGTTCAACTCGTTGACAACCCTAAAACAAGCGCAGCAAAGCTTGGGGAAGTTATATCAAAGGACCAAGCCCTTGCAGCTAAAGTTTTAAAAGTAGCCAACTCCCCATTTTACGGTTTCCCAAAGCAGATATCAACGATCAATTTCGCGATAGTTGTTCTCGGTTTTGAGACATTAAAGGAGATAGTTCTTAGCGTTTCACTTGCAAGTTCGCTTGCGAATAAACTTGACAAAGAATTTGACCTTGAAAAGTTTTGGAAACATTCACTTTTAACGGGTATAATTGCGAAACATCTTGCTAAGGATTTCGGCTACAGGGTCACTGGTGAAGCTTTTACGGCTGGCTTACTTCACGATGTTGGACTTCTTGTGATAGCGCAGTATTTCAAAAAGGAATTTCAAAGCATAGTTCAAATTGGGAAGAGGGAGGAGTTTCAGTTTGAGCAAATTGAGAGAAGATTCCTTGAAAATTCAACTCATTTTGAGATCGGGGCATGGCTTGCTGAAAAATGGAACTTCCCGGATCAACTGGTTGAAGCGATATCGTTTCACCACCAACCTCATCTTGCTCCGAGAAACCCGCAACTGCCAGCACTTGTTTTTCTTGCAGAATTAATTTGCCATAAACTCGGAATTGAAAACATTGAATATGCAGACCACGATAGAACGTTTACAGAAAATCTGAAAGATGTTTTAAACATCTTAAAACTTGACGAGAGTTTTCTCAACGATGGCTTCATTGAAACATACAAAGCAAGAATCCAAGCAGACATAGTTAAGAATCAAATCTATCTCAGCCAAACATGA
- the flgG gene encoding flagellar basal-body rod protein FlgG, protein MERALRTAASGMFAQQLNIDVIAHNLANVNTTSFKRSRAEFQDLMYQILKAPVSANQNENTQSPGEIQIGTGVQVVATLRDFKQGDLQPTDNPLDVAINGDGFFQVRKPDGTIAYTRDGSFKLSRDGRLVNSTGYILEPEIIIPETAVAISISRDGIVEILNSGETEPVEIGRIELVKFVNPAGLRSIGNNLYVETQASGQPIFGTPGSEGFGELMQGYLETSNVDIVEEMVNMIIAQRAYEINSKTIKTVEEMLQMANNLKR, encoded by the coding sequence ATGGAAAGGGCATTAAGGACAGCAGCTTCTGGGATGTTCGCACAACAATTGAACATTGATGTCATAGCTCATAATCTTGCTAATGTGAACACGACATCGTTTAAAAGGAGCAGAGCCGAGTTTCAAGATTTGATGTATCAAATTTTAAAGGCTCCCGTTTCTGCCAATCAAAACGAGAACACACAAAGCCCCGGGGAAATTCAAATTGGGACAGGCGTACAAGTGGTGGCAACATTGAGGGATTTCAAGCAAGGGGACCTTCAGCCGACGGACAATCCACTTGATGTTGCGATAAATGGCGACGGTTTCTTCCAAGTCAGAAAGCCCGACGGGACAATTGCCTACACAAGGGATGGCTCTTTTAAACTCTCACGCGACGGACGACTTGTTAACTCCACAGGTTATATTCTTGAGCCAGAAATTATCATACCTGAGACAGCCGTCGCAATAAGCATAAGCAGAGATGGAATAGTTGAAATTTTAAATTCGGGAGAAACTGAACCTGTTGAGATAGGAAGAATTGAACTCGTCAAGTTTGTAAACCCAGCTGGTTTGAGAAGCATTGGCAATAACCTTTATGTTGAAACGCAGGCATCGGGTCAACCGATATTCGGAACCCCAGGAAGTGAAGGGTTTGGCGAGTTGATGCAAGGATATCTTGAAACTTCAAATGTTGACATCGTTGAGGAAATGGTCAATATGATAATCGCCCAGCGTGCTTACGAAATTAACTCAAAGACGATAAAGACAGTTGAAGAAATGCTTCAAATGGCAAACAATTTGAAACGATGA
- a CDS encoding flagellar protein FlgN, whose protein sequence is MKGNEKPTEILTKLKWKLKALKETLEEKQKAIVSLNYDEIEKRTREAEAIVSEISFNVDMIKGLGNEKDELISLLSDIKRINFENRYLISHSLAFTKKLLEFFDEANKVNKKV, encoded by the coding sequence ATGAAGGGCAATGAGAAGCCGACAGAGATTTTGACCAAATTGAAATGGAAATTGAAAGCATTGAAGGAAACGCTTGAGGAAAAACAAAAGGCGATCGTATCATTAAACTACGATGAGATTGAAAAAAGAACAAGAGAAGCTGAAGCGATTGTTTCTGAGATATCTTTTAATGTGGACATGATCAAAGGGTTAGGAAATGAAAAGGATGAGTTGATTTCACTTTTAAGCGATATAAAGCGAATAAACTTTGAGAATAGATATTTGATTTCACACTCACTTGCGTTCACTAAAAAGCTACTTGAATTTTTTGATGAGGCAAACAAAGTAAATAAAAAGGTTTAA
- a CDS encoding sigma-70 family RNA polymerase sigma factor yields MSVEVSQTEKLFNLYKRTHDPKIKEKLMLFYIDFVRGIVRKMNLAYSGALLSEDDLVDIGMIGLSDAIEKFDPKVGVKFETYAYTRIRGCIIDEIRKLDNLPRSARNKIGLLDRARSRIENEIGDKVQSWKIADEVGISAEEYERILKLEKESKTISFNLNVGENIELGELIKSEDKNPEETLFENEIKQAIAEELKKLSERERLVIVLYYYEELTFKEIAGILKLSESRVSQIHSEAVSKIRNSLKSKLSF; encoded by the coding sequence ATGTCAGTTGAAGTGAGCCAAACGGAAAAACTTTTCAACCTTTATAAGAGGACACATGACCCAAAGATAAAAGAAAAGTTGATGCTCTTCTACATTGATTTCGTCCGCGGGATCGTTAGAAAGATGAACCTCGCTTACTCTGGTGCGCTATTAAGCGAGGACGACCTTGTTGACATTGGGATGATCGGTTTAAGCGACGCAATTGAAAAATTTGACCCAAAGGTTGGAGTTAAGTTTGAGACATACGCATACACAAGGATAAGGGGATGCATAATTGATGAGATACGAAAACTTGATAACCTTCCAAGATCAGCCAGAAATAAAATAGGACTACTTGATAGAGCAAGGTCAAGGATTGAAAACGAGATCGGTGATAAAGTCCAGAGCTGGAAAATCGCTGATGAAGTTGGAATTTCAGCTGAAGAATACGAAAGGATTCTAAAACTTGAGAAGGAGAGCAAGACGATCTCGTTTAATTTAAATGTCGGGGAAAACATTGAACTTGGTGAACTGATAAAAAGTGAAGATAAAAACCCTGAGGAGACGCTTTTTGAAAACGAGATAAAGCAAGCGATCGCTGAAGAGTTGAAAAAGTTATCCGAAAGAGAACGGCTCGTTATAGTTCTCTATTATTACGAGGAATTGACATTCAAGGAGATAGCAGGGATTTTGAAACTAAGTGAATCAAGGGTCTCGCAAATCCACTCCGAGGCGGTGAGCAAAATCCGCAATTCATTGAAAAGCAAATTATCATTTTAA
- the flgL gene encoding flagellar hook-associated protein FlgL: MRITELTVIKNLIDNIDKTREKINQVQLKIATGKEINTVSDNPYIANSIMNLKAMINRNEQFQKNIDDAIDFLTATGDALDNFINTLIDIKSLLVEISNSAREPDYETYANRLGELFKQLLDSANTNFKGKYIFNGTNTKVKPFSYDEKNDLLISDLSNGEIKFEVNDGVYEKVNFTVEEIFGGREIFDLVHQIKNSLKNKIKPDISLLQRFEQLFENIVSNSSEVGALVNRFNLLRKQIEKQNLILTELLSIRQDTDIAQQAINLQKGQLILESAYMLAGKIIQKSIIDYLR; this comes from the coding sequence ATGCGAATCACCGAATTAACAGTGATAAAAAATTTGATCGACAACATAGACAAGACGAGAGAAAAGATAAATCAAGTTCAGCTTAAAATTGCAACTGGCAAAGAAATCAACACCGTATCAGACAACCCTTATATCGCAAATTCAATAATGAATTTGAAAGCGATGATAAACAGAAATGAACAATTTCAAAAAAACATTGACGACGCCATTGACTTCTTAACCGCAACTGGTGATGCACTTGACAATTTCATCAACACTTTGATTGATATAAAATCCCTACTCGTTGAGATCTCAAACTCAGCAAGGGAGCCAGATTACGAAACTTATGCGAACAGGTTGGGAGAACTTTTCAAGCAGTTGCTTGATTCTGCGAATACAAATTTCAAGGGGAAATATATTTTCAACGGGACGAATACAAAGGTCAAACCATTTTCATACGATGAAAAAAACGACCTATTGATTTCGGACTTGTCAAACGGTGAGATAAAGTTTGAGGTCAACGATGGCGTGTATGAGAAAGTAAATTTCACAGTTGAGGAGATCTTCGGTGGGAGGGAGATTTTTGACCTCGTGCATCAAATCAAAAATTCTTTGAAAAACAAAATCAAACCTGACATCTCCCTATTGCAAAGGTTTGAGCAACTCTTTGAAAACATTGTGAGCAATTCATCTGAGGTCGGGGCTTTGGTGAATAGATTTAATCTTTTGAGAAAGCAAATTGAAAAACAAAACCTTATTCTCACAGAACTTCTATCAATAAGGCAAGATACCGACATAGCACAACAAGCTATAAATTTACAAAAGGGTCAATTAATACTTGAATCAGCATATATGCTCGCTGGGAAAATAATTCAAAAGTCAATAATTGATTATCTGCGATGA
- a CDS encoding flagellar basal body P-ring protein FlgI has protein sequence MRRLIFLILLCQSLSFSTRIKDIAYIKGTAGYQVIGYGLVVGLNGTGDTRRASFTVQSVVSMLKRFGITVTDENLRTRNVAAVMVIATIPPFAKEGSSVDVIVSSIGDATSLHGGSLLMTPLAGADGTVYAVAQGPISIGGFGIITATGTEYRRNVTTTGRIPNGAIIEKPIPVNLFNDDKIELVLRQADFTTAKRIADSINSKFNLNIAYAIDASSIFIKVPENFKSNDKIVDFISQIESIDVQPDAVAKVVINERTGTIVVGENVTISPVAISHGGIHIEIQAVPVISQPAPFSLGRTVVTQLTTVNVYQDTTIVSAIEGVATVQDIARALNALKVLPRDIIAIFQALKEAGALKAELIIM, from the coding sequence ATGCGTAGGTTAATTTTTCTAATTTTACTTTGTCAAAGTTTATCTTTCAGCACGAGGATAAAAGACATCGCTTATATTAAAGGTACAGCTGGCTATCAAGTTATAGGTTATGGTCTCGTTGTCGGTCTTAACGGGACTGGGGATACAAGGAGGGCAAGTTTTACTGTTCAATCTGTTGTAAGTATGTTGAAAAGGTTTGGGATAACTGTGACGGACGAAAATCTCAGGACGAGAAATGTCGCAGCTGTGATGGTCATAGCGACGATCCCACCATTTGCAAAGGAAGGTTCGTCTGTTGATGTAATCGTTTCATCAATTGGGGACGCGACGAGTTTACACGGTGGGAGTTTGCTTATGACCCCACTTGCTGGAGCCGACGGCACGGTTTATGCAGTAGCTCAAGGTCCAATATCAATTGGTGGATTTGGCATCATCACAGCAACGGGAACCGAATACAGAAGAAATGTAACTACAACTGGACGAATTCCAAACGGAGCTATAATTGAGAAGCCAATACCTGTTAATCTCTTTAACGACGATAAGATTGAGCTTGTCCTAAGACAGGCGGATTTCACAACTGCCAAGAGAATTGCCGATTCAATTAACTCAAAATTTAATTTAAACATCGCTTATGCAATTGATGCTTCATCCATTTTTATAAAAGTGCCTGAAAATTTCAAAAGTAATGATAAAATTGTTGACTTCATATCTCAAATTGAATCAATTGATGTTCAACCTGATGCTGTTGCGAAGGTTGTGATAAACGAGAGGACGGGGACAATTGTCGTAGGCGAAAATGTCACAATTTCCCCAGTTGCGATCTCTCACGGTGGGATACATATTGAAATACAAGCTGTTCCTGTGATCTCACAGCCAGCTCCTTTCTCATTGGGACGAACCGTTGTAACGCAACTTACAACAGTAAATGTTTATCAAGACACTACAATTGTCAGCGCGATTGAGGGTGTTGCAACCGTTCAAGACATAGCAAGAGCTTTGAACGCCTTAAAAGTTTTGCCAAGGGATATAATTGCGATTTTCCAAGCGCTTAAAGAAGCTGGTGCATTGAAGGCAGAACTAATCATAATGTGA